From a single Bryobacter aggregatus MPL3 genomic region:
- a CDS encoding response regulator transcription factor — MKPKIHLIEDDPDQRQLRGMLLEAKGYTVVEVHDSPDLVLMDLRIPTLADGLAKIRALRNSEESPKVVVLSGAVEELRGREEGAMVDAILEKPCSTGLLFRTLEALLLLLLFAMTGLGQPADLKRHAPILYQRADTIGTQSDIPLLMYVEWDANENSLTYTVIFSNEDGGTSTRALMARWGRTTDIEYLYKVWLKPDGSAARREIQTRDHKDVPFNGPFEGDRPLLVPVTRNNMVDAVTEKKGERYDFDPMLVDLRDHSREYVMDLKPETWKVMREELAREGKLRPYGTIRGEDISDPANYAYMEFKSTQRDGGRVAFGIQLRGAEKPMYMSHLGDTRLSVERSGWMRLALELPPNTKLFSVTQVGVACYGKGSCLLEKIAFLELGGQRGQVALPHPVEIKAGEQWFFTLK; from the coding sequence GTGAAGCCCAAAATTCACTTGATCGAAGATGACCCGGACCAGCGGCAACTCCGGGGCATGTTGTTGGAGGCGAAAGGCTACACGGTTGTCGAGGTTCACGATTCCCCGGATCTGGTTCTGATGGATCTGCGGATTCCGACCCTGGCTGATGGCCTCGCGAAGATCCGCGCATTGCGCAATTCTGAAGAAAGCCCGAAAGTGGTAGTGTTGAGCGGCGCGGTGGAAGAACTGCGAGGCAGGGAAGAAGGGGCTATGGTGGACGCGATTTTGGAAAAACCTTGTTCGACGGGATTACTCTTTCGGACTCTCGAGGCTTTGCTGCTCCTGCTGCTGTTTGCAATGACGGGATTGGGCCAACCGGCGGATTTGAAGCGTCACGCGCCGATTCTCTACCAGCGGGCCGACACCATCGGCACGCAATCCGACATCCCCCTCCTGATGTATGTCGAATGGGATGCAAACGAGAACTCCCTCACCTATACGGTGATCTTTTCCAACGAAGATGGCGGCACCTCCACCCGGGCGCTGATGGCCCGCTGGGGCCGCACCACCGACATCGAGTATCTGTACAAGGTGTGGCTCAAGCCGGACGGTTCGGCTGCACGCCGCGAGATCCAGACTCGCGACCATAAGGATGTTCCTTTCAATGGCCCCTTCGAGGGCGACCGGCCCCTGCTCGTGCCGGTGACCCGCAACAATATGGTGGATGCCGTCACGGAGAAGAAGGGCGAACGCTACGATTTTGACCCCATGCTGGTCGACCTGCGCGATCACTCCCGCGAGTATGTGATGGACTTGAAGCCGGAAACCTGGAAGGTGATGCGCGAAGAACTAGCCCGCGAAGGCAAGTTGCGGCCTTACGGCACCATTCGTGGTGAAGACATCTCCGACCCCGCGAATTATGCTTACATGGAGTTCAAGTCGACCCAACGCGATGGAGGCCGGGTGGCTTTCGGCATCCAGTTGCGCGGGGCAGAGAAGCCGATGTACATGAGCCACCTCGGCGACACGCGTTTGAGCGTGGAGCGAAGCGGCTGGATGCGGCTGGCTCTCGAACTGCCTCCCAACACGAAGCTTTTTTCGGTGACGCAAGTAGGCGTTGCCTGCTACGGCAAAGGTTCCTGCTTGCTAGAGAAGATTGCCTTCCTCGAACTGGGTGGCCAACGTGGTCAGGTGGCGTTGCCGCATCCGGTCGAGATCAAGGCTGGCGAGCAATGGTTCTTCACGTTAAAGTAA
- a CDS encoding CsgG/HfaB family protein — MSRLLLVVLVLAQISCRQTEKGQGGSEVTGSAGSAGAHNAAKDLMRCAAPIATIALVEDPSGYAYMSRYALPSPLSLMRLMMQQSGCFRVVDRSAGIEAAKREQELEQSGMLRKDQTIRKRQVIEAQYSMLTSVVFSERNAGDTFGGLVSRLPVVGQFAGLLGNVNFKEAQTVLFVTDNETSEQLASATGSARATDLGAGGLVIGSLGGSALGGWGTTNEGKVIASALLDSFNNLVPQMKVLVEKDLPAAVPTKKR; from the coding sequence ATGTCTCGTTTGCTATTGGTGGTTCTTGTTCTGGCCCAGATCTCTTGCCGTCAAACGGAAAAAGGGCAAGGGGGGAGTGAGGTGACTGGATCGGCTGGCAGCGCAGGCGCGCACAACGCGGCAAAAGACCTGATGCGCTGCGCGGCTCCCATCGCGACGATTGCCTTGGTGGAAGACCCGAGCGGCTATGCGTATATGTCCCGTTATGCCTTGCCATCGCCGCTCTCACTGATGCGGTTGATGATGCAGCAGAGTGGCTGCTTTCGCGTGGTTGATCGCAGTGCGGGTATTGAAGCGGCCAAGCGCGAGCAGGAACTGGAGCAGTCCGGAATGTTGCGCAAGGATCAGACCATTCGCAAGAGACAGGTGATCGAGGCGCAGTATTCGATGTTGACCAGTGTGGTCTTTAGCGAGCGCAATGCGGGGGATACTTTTGGCGGATTGGTGTCTCGCCTTCCCGTGGTGGGTCAATTCGCTGGACTTCTGGGCAACGTGAACTTCAAGGAAGCGCAGACCGTTCTTTTTGTCACGGATAACGAAACCAGCGAGCAACTGGCCAGTGCAACCGGAAGCGCACGCGCGACAGATCTGGGCGCGGGCGGCCTGGTGATCGGGAGTCTGGGTGGTTCGGCGCTGGGTGGCTGGGGCACTACGAATGAGGGCAAGGTGATCGCATCGGCACTGCTCGATAGCTTCAACAATCTGGTGCCGCAGATGAAGGTGTTGGTGGAGAAAGATCTACCTGCGGCCGTACCCACCAAGAAGCGCTAA
- a CDS encoding sulfite oxidase-like oxidoreductase, producing the protein MIISPDTQREQRIPPGQSQTVKWPVLDANGTPPIDLSKWRLDIFGLVEREVSLSWEDFLALPRAQVFADFHCVTRWSRLDNTWGGVLVSTLMELAGGVKPEAKFVSALGYDYGWTTNLPIADFLSADALVAIDHDGIALAPEHGGPARLIVPQLYAWKSAKWLGGLELLAEDKPGFWERNGYHNHGDPWKEERFGY; encoded by the coding sequence ATGATCATTTCTCCGGACACGCAACGTGAGCAAAGAATCCCGCCGGGGCAGAGTCAGACCGTCAAGTGGCCGGTATTAGATGCGAACGGCACTCCGCCGATTGACCTGAGCAAGTGGCGGTTGGACATTTTCGGACTGGTCGAGCGCGAAGTCAGCCTCAGTTGGGAAGACTTTCTCGCACTCCCCCGGGCTCAAGTTTTTGCGGATTTCCATTGTGTCACCCGCTGGAGCCGTTTGGACAATACCTGGGGTGGCGTCTTGGTTTCTACCTTGATGGAGCTGGCTGGCGGGGTCAAGCCGGAGGCCAAGTTTGTCAGTGCTCTGGGTTATGACTACGGGTGGACGACGAATCTTCCGATTGCGGATTTTCTTTCGGCCGATGCGCTGGTCGCCATTGACCACGACGGCATTGCCTTGGCGCCGGAACACGGCGGGCCGGCCCGATTGATTGTCCCTCAACTCTATGCTTGGAAGAGCGCGAAATGGTTGGGTGGCCTCGAGTTGCTGGCTGAAGACAAGCCGGGTTTCTGGGAGCGGAACGGATATCACAATCACGGGGATCCCTGGAAGGAGGAGCGTTTTGGCTATTAG
- a CDS encoding MBL fold metallo-hydrolase encodes MAISRRLLFSATGAASLAALGYAAYKQAPPFFWRQLYDDMSRVIPEAPHRPTPKDWPDRGLHVAWLGHSTSLVKIDGFHILIDPVFSDRVGVDVFVGTIGPKRLVKPALTIDALPRIDLVLLSHAHFDHWDIPSLKAIAGKEIPVICARQTSDLLNPAKWGEIQELGWRESRSVGPVRVKALEVRHWGARVRRDTYRGYNGYLIEAGRYKVLFGGDTAFTPLFREAAGAKAADLAIMPIGAYNPWIQAHCTPEEAIQMADWANADRILPVHHQTFSLGVEPVREPIERFLNKLGNHTDRVIPYEIGSQWSVIS; translated from the coding sequence TTGGCTATTAGTCGACGTTTGCTGTTCAGCGCGACGGGCGCGGCTTCTCTTGCGGCTCTCGGCTATGCCGCCTACAAACAAGCTCCGCCCTTCTTTTGGAGGCAACTGTACGACGATATGTCTCGTGTCATTCCAGAAGCACCCCATCGACCGACTCCAAAAGACTGGCCTGACCGGGGCCTGCATGTCGCCTGGCTGGGGCACTCGACGAGTCTGGTGAAGATCGATGGCTTCCATATTTTGATCGATCCGGTATTCAGCGATCGTGTCGGTGTCGATGTCTTCGTTGGAACGATTGGCCCCAAACGGCTTGTGAAGCCCGCGCTTACGATTGATGCGCTTCCACGCATCGATCTGGTGCTGCTCAGTCATGCGCATTTCGATCACTGGGACATTCCCAGCCTGAAAGCCATTGCCGGAAAAGAGATTCCGGTGATCTGTGCGCGGCAGACCTCCGACCTGCTGAACCCTGCCAAGTGGGGGGAGATCCAGGAGTTGGGGTGGCGTGAAAGCCGCTCGGTTGGCCCTGTCCGGGTGAAGGCGCTGGAGGTCCGGCATTGGGGGGCGCGGGTGCGGCGCGACACGTATCGCGGCTACAACGGATACCTCATCGAAGCAGGCCGCTACAAAGTTTTGTTCGGAGGCGATACAGCCTTCACGCCGCTGTTTCGCGAAGCCGCCGGCGCCAAAGCTGCGGACTTAGCGATCATGCCCATTGGTGCCTACAATCCCTGGATCCAGGCACACTGTACGCCGGAGGAGGCCATCCAGATGGCAGACTGGGCGAATGCCGATCGCATCCTGCCGGTGCACCACCAGACTTTTAGTCTCGGCGTGGAGCCGGTACGGGAGCCAATCGAGCGCTTTCTCAACAAACTCGGCAACCATACGGATCGGGTCATTCCTTACGAGATCGGGTCGCAGTGGAGTGTAATCTCTTAA
- a CDS encoding DUF1697 domain-containing protein: MATRYVALLRGVNLGGRTVVPMKELARIFTDLGCSDVVTYIQSGNVVFRAAPKVLQAIPSKVPLEIEKLSGYKTSLTIRDAAEMRKILAANPYPDADLSRVHVVFLADLPKPEHAAQLDPLRSAPDQHQLLGQQVYLHLPNGVADSKLTNAYFDSKLKTMSTARNWRTVTKLLELLEA, encoded by the coding sequence ATGGCAACCCGCTATGTCGCACTCCTGCGCGGAGTCAATCTTGGAGGCCGCACCGTCGTCCCGATGAAGGAATTAGCCCGGATCTTTACGGACCTAGGCTGTAGCGACGTCGTCACTTACATCCAGAGCGGGAATGTTGTGTTCCGCGCCGCCCCAAAGGTACTGCAGGCAATCCCCAGCAAGGTGCCGCTCGAGATCGAAAAGCTATCGGGCTACAAGACCTCGTTGACCATCCGCGATGCCGCCGAGATGCGTAAGATTCTGGCGGCAAATCCTTACCCCGATGCCGATCTCAGCCGTGTCCATGTTGTCTTTCTGGCCGACCTTCCCAAACCCGAACACGCCGCGCAACTGGATCCGCTCCGTTCCGCTCCCGACCAGCACCAGTTGCTGGGCCAGCAGGTCTATCTGCATCTGCCCAATGGCGTCGCCGATAGCAAGCTGACCAATGCCTATTTCGACTCGAAACTGAAGACCATGTCCACGGCGCGCAACTGGCGCACGGTGACCAAGTTACTCGAATTGCTGGAGGCTTAG
- a CDS encoding pyrroloquinoline quinone-dependent dehydrogenase yields the protein MNFRFALFFALASLAVAQDHLTWKDYGGGADSSQYSALKQIDRSNVSKLKLAWKYEIGDGKRYSFSPVVVDNTIYVMGKDNSIVALQATSGKEIWRYQPPADTKVITNRGINYWESKDRKERRLLFASNHAIRALDATTGKLIESFGVQGSVDLKLGLGRDPNSFTLVQSTTPGRVFEDLLILGSATNQGYGSAPGDIRAYDVRSGKLVWTFHTIPEKGEFGYETWPADARKTVGGANVWGEMSIDEKRGILYAPTASAKYNFYGADRAGANLFGDCLLALDARTGKRIWHFQMVHHDIWDYDDATAPKLLTVKHGGKNIDAVAQVSKQGFVFVFDRVTGKPLWPILEKPMPASDMPGEKAWATQPMPTMPPPFARQTFTVDDLSPYLSKEDRAKFRDQILSARNEGLFTPPAKRGTIQMPGNNGGANWGGAAVDPAKGTLVVVSKDLPSLLVMEGKKGDPVEAMRYESGFGFMIASDGLAAIKPPWTSLTVYDLNEGSITWKIPLGEVPELAAKGIKNTGTHYPKVGPVVTAGGLIFTGTRDKKVRAFDISNGKLLWEQEVDAALEGIPAVYEAGGTQYIVFCASAQVGLTPAKAEVIRGSYVAFALPR from the coding sequence ATGAACTTTCGTTTTGCGCTTTTCTTCGCCTTGGCTTCTCTTGCCGTTGCTCAAGATCACCTGACCTGGAAGGACTACGGAGGCGGGGCCGATTCCTCTCAGTATTCTGCGCTCAAACAGATCGACCGCTCCAATGTCAGCAAGCTCAAGCTGGCCTGGAAGTATGAGATTGGCGACGGCAAACGCTACTCCTTCAGCCCGGTTGTGGTCGACAACACCATCTATGTCATGGGTAAGGACAACTCGATTGTGGCGCTCCAGGCAACATCCGGCAAAGAGATCTGGCGCTACCAGCCGCCGGCGGATACGAAGGTAATCACAAATCGCGGCATTAATTATTGGGAGAGCAAGGACCGCAAGGAACGGCGGCTGCTGTTTGCGAGCAATCACGCGATCCGGGCGCTCGATGCGACCACCGGAAAACTGATCGAGAGCTTTGGCGTCCAGGGCAGCGTCGATCTCAAGCTGGGTCTTGGCCGCGACCCGAACAGCTTCACGCTCGTGCAATCCACCACGCCGGGCCGCGTGTTTGAGGACCTGCTGATTCTCGGTTCCGCGACCAACCAGGGCTACGGCTCTGCGCCGGGCGACATCCGCGCCTACGATGTCCGCAGCGGCAAGCTGGTCTGGACCTTCCATACGATTCCCGAGAAAGGCGAGTTCGGCTACGAGACCTGGCCTGCGGACGCTCGCAAAACGGTCGGGGGTGCGAATGTCTGGGGAGAGATGTCAATCGATGAAAAGCGAGGCATCCTCTATGCACCAACGGCCAGTGCGAAGTACAACTTCTATGGAGCCGATCGCGCCGGGGCGAATCTGTTTGGCGATTGCCTGCTCGCGCTTGATGCCCGCACCGGCAAGCGCATCTGGCACTTCCAGATGGTGCATCACGATATCTGGGATTACGACGATGCAACGGCGCCCAAGCTGCTGACCGTAAAGCATGGGGGCAAAAACATCGATGCCGTAGCGCAGGTGAGCAAGCAGGGCTTCGTGTTTGTCTTTGATCGCGTGACCGGCAAGCCGCTTTGGCCGATCCTCGAGAAGCCGATGCCTGCCAGCGATATGCCCGGCGAAAAGGCCTGGGCCACCCAGCCTATGCCCACGATGCCGCCGCCCTTTGCGCGCCAGACCTTCACGGTCGATGACCTCAGCCCCTACCTCAGCAAAGAAGACCGCGCGAAGTTCCGCGATCAGATTCTCAGCGCCCGCAACGAAGGTCTCTTCACGCCGCCCGCCAAACGCGGCACCATCCAGATGCCCGGCAACAATGGCGGCGCCAATTGGGGCGGAGCAGCCGTCGATCCGGCCAAGGGAACGCTGGTTGTCGTCTCAAAGGACCTCCCTTCCCTGCTCGTCATGGAAGGCAAGAAGGGCGATCCGGTGGAGGCCATGCGCTATGAGAGTGGCTTCGGCTTCATGATCGCCAGCGATGGATTGGCCGCCATCAAACCGCCCTGGACTTCCCTCACCGTCTATGACTTGAATGAGGGCAGCATCACCTGGAAGATTCCGCTTGGCGAAGTGCCGGAGCTGGCCGCCAAGGGCATCAAGAATACCGGCACTCACTATCCGAAGGTCGGGCCAGTGGTGACCGCCGGTGGATTGATCTTCACTGGCACCAGAGATAAGAAGGTTCGCGCCTTCGACATCAGCAACGGCAAGCTGCTTTGGGAGCAGGAAGTGGATGCGGCGCTCGAAGGAATTCCGGCTGTTTATGAGGCCGGTGGCACGCAGTACATCGTGTTCTGCGCCTCGGCACAAGTTGGGCTCACCCCGGCCAAGGCGGAAGTGATTCGCGGCAGTTATGTCGCCTTCGCACTGCCGCGTTAG
- a CDS encoding DUF167 domain-containing protein has translation MVLHVKVIPRAVRSEVIGTMADGALKVKVAAVPENGKANEELCKVLAAHFSVAKSSVEVIAGHTGTRKQVRLAGL, from the coding sequence ATGGTTCTTCACGTTAAAGTAATCCCCCGCGCGGTGCGTAGTGAAGTGATCGGAACCATGGCCGACGGAGCCCTCAAGGTGAAGGTCGCGGCAGTGCCGGAGAATGGCAAGGCCAACGAAGAACTTTGCAAAGTGCTGGCGGCGCACTTCTCTGTAGCCAAGTCGAGCGTTGAGGTCATTGCCGGACATACCGGAACCAGGAAGCAAGTGCGCCTAGCCGGCCTTTGA